The Grus americana isolate bGruAme1 chromosome 24, bGruAme1.mat, whole genome shotgun sequence sequence AATGCCAGCAGGGACGCGTCCGCCCGCTCCCAGTGCTACTCCGTCCTGCTCATGGAGCTCCGGCACAGCTCCTGGAGGTCTGCAGAGGCAGCGGACAAGCTCCATTAGCAACCAAttcatctaagaaaaaaatcaactatttCAATCAATTTACAGAATCCGGCCCCTTCCCACGGTGTCCGCCCCACCGGACTGACATTTCACCAGCATCCCACGGCATACTCACAGCGCACGACAGTGTCTCTGATCTGCCTGAAGCTGTTCTCCTTCAGCGCCATGTAGATGTAGTAAAGGTTTCGCAGCTCCCTGGGATAATCCTTCCGATCCACGTCCTTCAACACCGGGATGGTGCGCCCGTTGGCCATCGGAGCTTCAGCCAACGCCTGGTGCATCTGGTACTTGCACCAAGGATCCTGGAGGAAGCCGGGAGTGATGAGCATCACCCAGCAGTGACTGTTTTGCAGAGCATCACACAGTTCCGTCATCACCGCGCTTCCCGGCGTGGCATCCCGTAGCTGGAGGAAGCAACGGAAGCTTTCGGGTTGGCTTTCCAGGTAGGACACCAgctcctccaccagctccagGTCCACCTCGCTGTGGCAGATGCAGACGTCGTAGCTCTTGGCCCACCGGGCGCTGCCCGAGGCGTTGATGTCCAACACCGAAACAGGCGACGGGCGGATGGATCTGGCCAGGCTCGTGCCAGGAGAGGAGTCAGAGCTCTCagcagaggatgaggaaggtGAGGATGAAGCAGAACAGATGGTGTTGAGGGTGCTCTCCGATGACCTGGGTTTGGGCTTGTGCAGGAGTCGCCTAAACCAGCCTGCAGAGTCAGAGGttgaggttggggggggggctcagcacccccaaaaccaccccagcCATCACTGACACCAGTGGGCACCCCTGCATTTTGgtggggaggagatgctggtgaTGGAGGGGACAGAGACAGAGGGTTTATCCCAGACTCACCGGCCATAGCAGGCAGAGCGCTGCTCAGCTGCCAATTGCTGGTGTGAAGCCTCTCCTGCCAGCAGAAAAAGagggataaaaaaagaaattgggagaggaggaaCTGCTGTGTGGCAGGTCTCAGCCTCAGCAGGGTTTATTCCAGGGACACGCAGCTCCAGGGTGCTCACCTGCAGCCCCAAAAATCACCCCAGCAGAGTTTTCTGCATCTGCCTCCCCAAAATTTGCTGGGAAGGAGCATTTTGACCTCAAGCAGCCCACCTGCCTGCACTTTTACTGCCTGTTACCAGCTCTCTCCACCAGAGATACACACCTGCAGCAAGCGAGGCCGAGAGCTGACAGGCAGGAGACCCCCTCATTCCCAGCAACCAGGGAAGGATCCTGCGGAGGGGAAAAACAGGGATCAGCAGGGATTGACCAGCTGCCAGCAAACCAAAGATGGTTTGTGTGATCCCTGCCCATCCCTCGCCAGCTCACGCTGCGCCCACACCTCGGCACCATGCTCCCGGCGCAGTTTGGGATGTAACAGGAAAAAGATTGAGCGTGGCTTGAACGACGAGTGTGGGCAGTGAACAACGAGGGGGGAGAAATTTGGGGGATGCCTACCTGGGATGCAGGAGTCAGGCcccagagcagggaagggggatgCATGAGGTTCTGCAAGGAGGGTCTTCCAGGATCACCTAGGCAGGAAAGGAGAGGTAGGGTACAGCACATTCACTCTGGAGCCTAATGGGATCCGCAGCGAATGGCAAGGCTGATCCGTCCTTACAGCTTCCCCGCCTGGGAGCGGTTCCCAAcagagcagccccagggtgcAGGGGGACAACGGCAGCACCCACCAGCTTccccagagcagaggagctgcccCGTCCCTCCGCAGCCCAGCCCCCCAAGACACCCCCCcaagctgccagcagctccaggctcCGCCTGGGCATGCGGAAGCACAGGCAGGGGAAGTCAGCCGCAATCCCACGGGTCTGGGAAGCCAGCCGGGCCTCAGGCCTCCCTCCCACATCCGCCACCAGCCAGACGCTGTCACTGGCCGGGTGTCACCACGCCCAGCCCTCGCCGGCACACACCAGCACGCCCGGACCCATTTCCCTCCCTGGTTTTATAACCAGACACAGACAGGTCTatctctgctgctcccactTATTTTATGAGTTAAATTTACTGATTGCAGTCACCATCATCCACTCTTCATCCTCAGCAcccccagcagccaggcaggcacCAATGCCCGGCAGTTCATCCCTGATACCCTGCAGGACTTGGATGGGAGCCTGCGGGAAATGGCCTCCTGGTACTGTTCCCAAGGAATCTGGGGGGGTCTTAAGGGGATTTGTGCCCACCCAACTCCACGGCAGGCTGTTCATGGTGTGGGGCTGCCTGGAGGACATGTCCCCCATCTCTTCCATGCCTGGGAATGATGTGGTTAACCTTCAAGGTGGACACCAAACCTTCCGCTCACCAGTGCGACACCACCGTGGCTGAGTTGGCAGCCCAGCATGGCGTGGAGGTGACCTGGGAGGTGTCCCACACCCTCCATGACACCAGCCCTGGTGCCAAGTGTGTCCCTCCCCAGAGTCCTCACCCTGAACGACAGCAAAGCTCCCCTGACCTACATGGGGTAGACCATGCAGCCAGAGGAAGGTATTTCCCTCGGGGGATAAGCCCCAAGTCCTTTGactcccccaaaaaacaccccctcaaccccagcaccccacaccGGGGCCAGATGGG is a genomic window containing:
- the TIRAP gene encoding toll/interleukin-1 receptor domain-containing adapter protein isoform X3, which produces MAGWFRRLLHKPKPRSSESTLNTICSASSSPSSSSAESSDSSPGTSLARSIRPSPVSVLDINASGSARWAKSYDVCICHSEVDLELVEELVSYLESQPESFRCFLQLRDATPGSAVMTELCDALQNSHCWVMLITPGFLQDPWCKYQMHQALAEAPMANGRTIPVLKDVDRKDYPRELRNLYYIYMALKENSFRQIRDTVVRYELVANGACPLPLQTSRSCAGAP
- the TIRAP gene encoding toll/interleukin-1 receptor domain-containing adapter protein isoform X2 — translated: MRGSPACQLSASLAAGWFRRLLHKPKPRSSESTLNTICSASSSPSSSSAESSDSSPGTSLARSIRPSPVSVLDINASGSARWAKSYDVCICHSEVDLELVEELVSYLESQPESFRCFLQLRDATPGSAVMTELCDALQNSHCWVMLITPGFLQDPWCKYQMHQALAEAPMANGRTIPVLKDVDRKDYPRELRNLYYIYMALKENSFRQIRDTVVRYLQELCRSSMSRTE
- the TIRAP gene encoding toll/interleukin-1 receptor domain-containing adapter protein isoform X1; this translates as MRGSPACQLSASLAAGWFRRLLHKPKPRSSESTLNTICSASSSPSSSSAESSDSSPGTSLARSIRPSPVSVLDINASGSARWAKSYDVCICHSEVDLELVEELVSYLESQPESFRCFLQLRDATPGSAVMTELCDALQNSHCWVMLITPGFLQDPWCKYQMHQALAEAPMANGRTIPVLKDVDRKDYPRELRNLYYIYMALKENSFRQIRDTVVRYELVANGACPLPLQTSRSCAGAP